The proteins below are encoded in one region of Coffea arabica cultivar ET-39 chromosome 4c, Coffea Arabica ET-39 HiFi, whole genome shotgun sequence:
- the LOC113720290 gene encoding uncharacterized protein has product MLVSKWTLDFKAHQDATFAPVWVSLPSLPLPLFNKMYIAKLAGLLGRFLKIDSATLALKRPSVARVLVEMDVSVSPPHRIWIGEDQEGFWQSVEYENWPKFCGFYTRFGHEVGECFRKNPDLIPTKPLGKKVDKAVAVYRPKVTAGQATSARACPDILIMEPGVDTHDLEVPKADMGQAAHNHAEEHCDPGLASLEAAAGDQTILEEFRGGAEFGGDSVAAAGLEGVAAVALMDMDALEVDSPKILVSRTDDCEREVGGQEARCVPSSNTFAVLQALADKEFQDFERTPSRSEAHAPTTRPKHRRQYSDGDIPGEVAQWANLKEFHRVLHQRLSPDQMATGGMLDGVQGAAAQVEQQEAVGKVLLEPLSDTPQLEVVRRFLGFDRASVALNNKVWVFWYDELSLCFREMAEQLLHMGISFPSGCSIQLSAVYARCSRVGRRDPWAAMEELAGSVRGPWLLAGDFNVITTVEERAGGSPANARNIEEFNAAIGTYGLAEVPFDGSLFTWTNGRMWQRLDRALMNRDWAEGYDLSHVSHLSRGRSDHALLVITANNGRKGKSSFKFLNVWQRHSGFMEVVRQGWAMPVEGLGMPKFHNKLWAVKGCLQTWNVQVFGNVFNKVKEAEAVMKQREEHFDKERDSVSRAELQEAKAAYARSLAVECEYRRQKSGIKWLQVGDANSAYFHSRCRQRRSYNFVARIKEQSGARLEDIHDIRRSAVGFFSSLFASEQHGFLPPALPFSLPQLTSADNDRLGALPGMEELKGVVFALDADSAPGPDGFGAGFYQVCWDIINSDLLEAVQAFFQGMRLPRCFTSTSIILLPKVAGAGQWKDFRPISLCNVCSKIISKLVSDRLATVLPTLISPWQTGFVPGRGITDNILLTQELVVDLDRRLRHPNLMLKLDMEKAYDRVEWPFLLFMLRKFGFAEHVVDIIFRLVSNNWFSVLVNGEPSGFFKSTRGVRQGDPVSPGLFVLIAEFLGRGLHHLLDSQPHRRFVSAGTVVPYLAFADDMLIFTRCSEECLSALKGFLSDYQEASGQRVNVTKSSFFLPSWASPGQEQLVHRGLGFNRQTFPFTYLGAPIYKGRRCGILFDGIVSKMRSRLEHRSTNLLSFGGKLVLARHVLASLPMYLLQVLDPPKAVLTRLGVLCNSFLWDQNGERRIHWSSWDNLCFPVDEGGLGFRSFRDMARAFSAKLWWRFRLGTSVWAEFMHAKYVNGCHPADAAPVRPSAIWRRLQAIRPMVEPSIRWCLGDGLVDFWKDRWVLHEPLESVVVRPDHPHFLVSEFITLDGWDELRLAQWVPSFVIQAIKDTPFDVSQKDRMVWLPSPTGCFSVKSAWEVLRQRRQYSLVDSLLWFSVLPMKMSFLAWRVMRNFLPLDVTLRSRGLSCPSRCGCCYLEEEDLLHVFFKGPVASEVWRRMSARFGFRLSNCLGMASVFKAWYWTAAIPSKDHIRTFMPVVVCWFLWSARNQERFRGVHWGSDRVICEVDQFLEGLGKANLFRRSHFNGDVDCDLLRLVTTPRRRRIPRAVMWEKPPFGLLKLNSDASVKHGRATGGGLVRDYQGKMIFAFYKEFGDYNVLEAEGLALLFGLQLCSQRGLRPSLVEVDSKALVQLVVSGVLAKWPLCNCLRKIRSLLEGFSATIAHVFREANSAADRLAEMGAIGVTEYDQFQELPAIVRASVVLDSRSVPGVRWISEGV; this is encoded by the exons ATGCTGGTATCAAAGTGGACGCTGGATTTCAAAGCTCATCAGGATGCTACGTTCGCCCCTGTGTGGGTGTCCTTGCCGTCACTTCCGTTGCCTTTGTTTAACAAGATGTACATTGCCAAACTGGCGGGATTGCTGGGAAGATTTCTAAAGATTGACTCTGCGACTTTAGCGTTGAAGCGCCCGTCCGTGGCGAGGGTGCTCGTTGAGATGGATGTTTCGGTGTCTCCTCCACACCGTATTTGGATTGGAGAGGATCAGGAGGGTTTCTGGCAGTCGGTGGAGTATGAGAACTGGCCAAAATTTTGTGGGTTTTACACTCGTTTTGGTCATGAGGTTGGGGAGTGTTTTAGGAAAAACCCAGATCTTATTCCTACCAAACCTCTAGGCAAGAAGGTTGACAAGGCAGTGGCGGTTTACAGACCTAAGGTAACCGCTGGTCAGGCTACGTCTGCGCGGGCATGTCCGGATATTCTGATTATGGAACCTGGGGTGGATACCCATGATCTGGAGGTACCTAAGGCTGATATGGGTCAGGCGGCGCATAATCACGCGGAGGAGCATTGTGACCCGGGGTTAGCCAGCTTGGAGGCAGCCGCTGGTGATCAGACAATTTTGGAGGAATTCCGTGGTGGTGCGGAGTTTGGTGGAGACTCGGTAGCTGCGGCTGGGCTTGAGGGTGTAGCCGCTGTGGCTTTGATGGATATGGATGCGCTGGAGGTTGATTCCCCCAAGATTTTAGTTTCGAGGACTGATGATTGCGAAAGGGAAGTAGGCGGGCAGGAGGCCAGGTGTGTGCCATCCTCCAATACTTTTGCTGTATTGCAAGCACTTGCAGACAAGGAGTTCCAGGATTTTGAGCGCACCCCGTCCAGGTCTGAGGCTCATGCTCCAACAACTAGGCCGAAACACAGAAGGCAGTACTCGGACGGGGATATACCAGGTGAAGTGGCACAATGGGCTAACCTTAAGGAGTTTCATAGGGTGTTGCATCAACGATTGTCGCCTGATCAGATGGCAACGGGAGGGATGCTGGACGGGGTGCAGGGTGCTGCGGCGCAGGTGGAGCAGCAAGAAGCCGTGGGGAAAG TTCTTCTAGAACCATTGTCGGATACACCGCAGCTGGAGGTGGTTCGCCGGTTTCTAGGTTTCGACAGAGCGTCGGTAGCATTGAATAATAAGGTATGGGTTTTTTGGTACGATGAGTTGTCATTGTGCTTCAGGGAGATGGCCGAGCAACTCCTTCATATGGGCATTTCTTTTCCGTCTGGTTGCTCGATTCAGCTTTCGGCTGTATATGCACGGTGCTCGAGGGTGGGGCGACGCGACCCATGGGCAGCAATGGAAGAATTGGCGGGCTCCGTGCGGGGGCCTTGGTTACTGGCAGGGGATTTCAATGTCATTACCACTGTGGAGGAACGAGCGGGTGGTTCTCCAGCCAATGCACGGAACATTGAGGAATTTAACGCGGCCATTGGCACCTATGGTTTAGCGGAGGTTCCTTTTGATGGGTCGTTATTTACATGGACGAATGGTAGGATGTGGCAGAGATTGGATAGGGCTTTGATGAATCGGGATTGGGCTGAGGGTTACGATCTCTCCCATGTGTCTCATTTGTCCAGAGGGCGTTCGGATCATGCTCTGCTGGTTATTACTGCCAACAatggaagaaaagggaaaagttcttttaaatttttaaatgtaTGGCAGAGGCATTCAGGTTTTATGGAGGTGGTCCGCCAGGGTTGGGCGATGCCCGTGGAGGGGCTGGGTATGCCGAAGTTCCATAATAAATTGTGGGCGGTAAAAGGCTGTCTGCAAACATGGAATGTACAGGTCTTTGGTAATGTTTTTAACAAAGTGAAGGAGGCTGAGGCTGTTATGAAACAAAGGGAGGAACATTTTGACAAGGAGAGGGATTCAGTTTCCAGAGCAGAACTGCAGGAGGCAAAGGCGGCTTATGCAAGGAGCTTGGCAGTGGAGTGTGAGTACCGGAGACAAAAGTCGGGCATCAAATGGTTGCAGGTTGGGGATGCTAATTCGGCATACTTCCATTCTCGTTGCCGCCAACGCCGAAGTTATAATTTTGTGGCCCGCATTAAAGAGCAATCTGGAGCAAGGCTGGAGGATATACATGATATTAGGCGGTCAGCCGTGGGGTTCTTCTCCTCCTTGTTCGCATCTGAGCAACACGGTTTTCTCCCTCCAGCACTTCCGTTTTCGCTCCCTCAATTAACGTCGGCAGATAATGACAGGTTAGGTGCCTTGCCTGGAATGGAAGAGTTGAAGGGGGTGGTCTTTGCTTTGGATGCAGATAGTGCTCCGGGTCCGGATGGGTTTGGGGCAGGTTTTTACCAGGTGTGCTGGGATATTATTAATTCTGATTTATTGGAGGCGGTACAGGCCTTTTTCCAAGGTATGCGGCTGCCTAGGTGCTTTACTAGCACTTCCATCATTTTATTGCCTAAGGTGGCGGGTGCTGGGCAATGGAAAGATTTCCGGCCAATAAGTCTTTGCAACGTCTGCTCGAAAATTATTTCCAAGCTCGTCTCGGATAGGTTGGCTACGGTTCTCCCTACCTTAATATCCCCGTGGCAGACAGGGTTTGTGCCAGGTCGGGGGATAACGGACAACATTCTTCTTACTCAGGAGTTGGTGGTGGATCTGGATAGGCGGTTGAGGCACccaaatcttatgctaaaattGGATATGGAAAAGGCGTATGACAGGGTCGAAtggccttttcttttgtttatgcttCGGAAGTTTGGATTTGCTGAACATGTGGTTGACATTATTTTTCGCTTGGTGTCTAATAATTGGTTTTCTGTCTTGGTGAATGGAGAGCCTTCTGGATTTTTTAAGTCCACGAGGGGGGTTAGGCAGGGTGACCCGGTTTCTCCTGGCCTTTTTGTGTTAATTGCGGAGTTTTTAGGCCGTGGGCTGCACCATCTCCTGGATAGTCAGCCGCACAGGCGGTTTGTTTCAGCAGGGACAGTAGTCCCCTACCTGGCCTTCGCCGATGACATGCTCATTTTCACAAGATGTTCAGAGGAGTGCTTGTCTGCGCTCAAGGGTTTTCTTTCGGACTATCAAGAAGCATCAGGACAGAGAGTAAATGTCACCAAGAgttcttttttcttgccgtcatGGGCTTCTCCGGGCCAGGAGCAGTTGGTACATAGGGGTCTGGGGTTCAACAGGCAGACATTTCCTTTCACCTATTTGGGGGCTCCTATTTATAAAGGCCGGCGTTGTGGTATCTTGTTTGATGGAATTGTTTCCAAAATGAGGAGTCGTCTTGAACATCGGAGCACGAATTTGCTATCTTTTGGGGGTAAGCTTGTATTAGCACGGCATGTCCTTGCTTCGCTGCCCATGTATTTACTTCAGGTGTTGGATCCTCCCAAGGCTGTGCTCACTAGGCTGGGCGTACTTTGTAATTCCTTTCTATGGGACCAGAACGGGGAGAGGCGCATTCATTGGTCCTCCTGGGATAATTTATGCTTTCCTGTTGACGAAGGGGGCCTGGGTTTCCGCTCTTTCAGGGACATGGCGCGAGCTTTCTCCGCTAAATTGTGGTGGCGGTTCAGGCTGGGAACTTCTGTTTGGGCAGAATTCATGCACGCCAAATATGTCAACGGTTGTCATCCAGCGGACGCGGCACCCGTGCGACCTTCGGCGATTTGGAGGCGTCTTCAGGCGATACGTCCCATGGTTGAGCCGAGCATTAGGTGGTGTTTAGGGGATGGTTTGGTGGATTTTTGGAAAGATCGCTGGGTCCTTCATGAGCCTTTGGAGAGTGTGGTGGTTCGGCCTGATCATCCTCACTTCCTTGTCTCCGAATTTATTACGTTGGATGGGTGGGATGAATTGCGTCTTGCCCAGTGGGTCCCGAGTTTTGTCATCCAGGCTATCAAGGACACGCCATTCGACGTATCTCAGAAAGATAGGATGGTTTGGCTACCTTCTCCGACGGGTTGCTTCTCGGTTAAGTCGGCATGGGAGGTGCTCCGACAAAGGAGGCAGTATTCCTTGGTTGACTCACTGCTATGGTTTTCGGTGTTGCCAATGAAAATGTCGTTTCTCGCTTGGAGAGTGATGCGCAATTTCCTACCTTTGGATGTGACTTTACGGTCGAGAGGTTTGTCTTGTCCCTCTAGATGTGGTTGCTGTTATCTGGAGGAGGAAGACCTTTTGCATGTCTTCTTTAAGGGCCCGGTGGCCTCCGAGGTGTGGCGGAGGATGTCTGCCCGTTTTGGTTTTCGATTATCCAATTGCTTGGGCATGGCATCAGTTTTTAAAGCGTGGTATTGGACGGCAGCAATTCCTTCGAAGGACCATATTCGGACGTTTATGCCAGTTGTAGTGTGCTGGTTTCTTTGGTCTGCCAGGAACCAGGAGCGTTTCCGCGGCGTCCATTGGGGGAGTGACAGGGTCATCTGCGAGGTAGACCAGTTCTTGGAGGGGCTTGGGAAGGCTAATTTGTTTCGTCGGTCGCACTTCAACGGCGATGTCGATTGTGACTTACTTCGTTTGGTTACCACGCCGCGGCGGCGGAGGATCCCTCGGGCGGTTATGTGGGAAAAGCCGCCTTTTGGTTTGCTTAAATTGAACTCGGACGCCAGTGTGAAGCATGGCAGGGCCACGGGTGGGGGGCTAGTCCGGGATTATCAgggaaaaatgatttttgcttTTTACAAAGAATTCGGGGACTACAATGTGTTGGAGGCAGAAGGTCTGGCTTTACTGTTTGGTTTGCAGTTGTGTTCACAACGGGGGCTTCGCCCTTCGTTGGTTGAAGTGGATTCTAAAGCCTTGGTGCAGTTGGTTGTCTCTGGGGTACTTGCTAAGTGGCCCTTATGTAATTGCTTGAGGAAAATTAGGAGCCTTCTAGAGGGTTTTTCAGCCACTATCGCGCATGTGTTCCGTGAGGCCAACTCGGCGGCAGACAGGCTAGCGGAGATGGGAGCAATAGGAGTCACGGAATATGACCAGTTCCAGGAATTGCCGGCAATCGTCCGGGCCTCGGTTGTGCTAGACTCACGGAGTGTGCCTGGGGTTCGTTGGATTAGCGAAGGGGTTTAG